One genomic segment of Ctenopharyngodon idella isolate HZGC_01 chromosome 7, HZGC01, whole genome shotgun sequence includes these proteins:
- the LOC127516728 gene encoding aerolysin-like protein: protein MSDAYPTTLQKVGGKGGAPFSLIGKDNGASLEKIGVWVGGVQVKAVKVWLSDGKSKTFGKPAGQYQEYAFKLGERFTSLSLWDNGEGTRLGAIKFKTNEGGIFFAKMTDNELPTEIPIDVGSGYCLGIEGKCGGDIDNMGFMFLNAVESTVLTNVSYPTINQLIPKVTVEELKSATYKNETSTNQEQIIEISKKVTKTASWSLSYSFTETFGVEVKAGIPGILEVSTGYSVTIGAESTYRLEQTDEITETLTTTVDVPPAKVVDVDITIGRATFDLPYTGTVKITCKNGSVLEYETEGTYKGVTYTDIKVNTKESDL, encoded by the coding sequence ATGTCCGACGCCTACCCAACAACTCTGCAAAAAGTCGGTGGTAAAGGAGGTGCTCCATTTTCACTGATTGGTAAAGATAACGGTGCCAGTTTAGAGAAGATCGGGGTGTGGGTGGGAGGAGTGCAGGTGAAGGCTGTCAAGGTTTGGCTTTCAGATGGCAAAAGTAAAACCTTTGGAAAACCAGCAGGCCAATATCAAGAGTACGCGTTCAAACTTGGTGAGCGTTTCACCTCACTGTCCCTTTGGGACAACGGAGAGGGAACACGTCTTGGAGCCATCAAATTCAAGACAAACGAGGGTggaattttttttgcaaaaatgacAGATAATGAACTACCAACAGAAATCCCTATCGATGTCGGCTCTGGGTATTGTTTGGGCATTGAGGGAAAATGTGGGGGAGACATTGACAACATGGGATTCATGTTTCTCAATGCAGTTGAGTCGACAGTTCTCACTAATGTCAGTTATCCCACTATCAACCAACTGATACCAAAGGTGACAGTGGAAGAGCTGAAATCTGCCACTTACAAGAATGAAACCTCCACTAATCAAGAGCAAATAATCGAAATCTCAAAAAAAGTGACCAAAACAGCTTCATGGTCACTGAGTTACAGCTTTACAGAAACATTTGGTGTGGAAGTGAAGGCTGGGATTCCAGGGATTCTAGAAGTTTCTACAGGATACAGTGTCACCATTGGCGCAGAAAGCACTTACAGACTGGAGCAGACAGACGAGATAACCGAAACTCTGACTACCACTGTAGATGTGCCACCAGCAAAGGTGGTGGATGTTGACATCACCATTGGAAGAGCCACCTTTGACCTGCCTTACACTGGAACAGTGAAGATCACTTGCAAGAACGGCAGTGTGTTAGAGTATGAAACCGAGGGCACTTACAAAGGAGTCACTTACACCGATATCAAAGTGAACACTAAAGAATCTGATCTGTGA